Genomic DNA from Telopea speciosissima isolate NSW1024214 ecotype Mountain lineage chromosome 2, Tspe_v1, whole genome shotgun sequence:
TATTTCATGATTTATGTAGTCGCCGGCGTCTACGACGAATACGTAACTGTTGGGCAAAACAAATTGAATGTTATGATGGTTGGAGATGGTATCAGGAAGACTGTGATCACAGGCAATCGAAGTGTTGCTGATGGATGGACTACTTTCAATTCTGCAACCTTCAGTAAGTTTCATTTTATTCGTCCTTAATTTGACATTTCTATTGTGAATTTGTGATTGATTCTAATCAATATCTgtagggaaaatcttgttgtaatcaatCTTGGTTACAATAAGGTATTTTAAAAGATCATTTAATAGTGCATTTAATGCATGGATAAAATTGGGTTTTCAAAGTGGAAGGGCATTAAAtgactttcaattttttaaaatctctTTTCACCTAtgtattaaataacttttgaaaataaaccATCGgacaaaaaagtaagattataaCTTGTTCGGATTTTTTCATTGATACTCCCTCAAAGTGTCAAACAATTTGTAACTGTACTTTTTTTTACACCATTGTAGTTTATgacacaattttttttccaatgaggataataatgtcatttcatattttacccaaaaaatgtgcatgacaatgatACCTTCTGATAATGACAATGATATatctttcaacttattttttgaaaactcttttatacCTCTTAAACAAGGTTTGAGGTATTGAATCGCCCAATACAGCCGATATTGCACAGTTTTGAAGATGATTACTAATACTAATACTTGGCTGATACCATATTGGTGAAACGGTatggacaaagggtaaaatagtaaaaaaattcttatttttATGGAGAAACAAAGGTAAACTTATCCAATATGGCCGATCCATGCCAATATTATATCGATATTGTGTCGGCTTTGAAGGTGATCgatatccgatccgataccatgcactaaaaccatagtCTTAATTAAAAGACTTTTGGTAATAAGactagaaacaaataaaaaaaaccaagtgtcttctaaatacacctatagatgTGTCATTTAGCTAGACACTCCCTagctaattttttatttcaccaacttggtgacaacaagatgcacccatATCTATAATATATTTTATCCAAGGTTCTCAAATTTAATGAAAGTTTTTTATGCTGCAGTTGTACTTGGGCAAAGATTTGTTGCAGTTAATATGACATTCCGAAACACTGCCGGAGCAAATAAGAGTCAGGCGGTGGCGGTTCGGAACAGTGCCGATCTGTCGACATTTTACAAATGTAGCTTTGAAGCATATCAGGATACCTTATATGCACATTCCCTCAGACAATTCTATAGCAAATGTGATATATATGGAACTATAGATTTCATATTTGGTAATGCAGCTGCAGTTTTCCAAAGTTGTGATATCTATGCAAGACTACCACTGCAACAACAATATAATACAATCACTGCTCAAGGTAGAACAGATCCAAATCAGAATACTGGAACTTCTCTTCATGGTTGCAAGATTAGATCAACCGTGCAATTGGCTTCTAGTAATCGAACTGTTATGACATTCTTGGGTAGACCATGGAGACCATATTCAAGAACTGTTATTATGCAATCTTTTATTGATGGATTGGTAGATCCTGCTGGTTGGATTGATTGGGGTGGTAATACAACAGATTTGAGTAGTTTATATTATGCAGAGTTTAATAATACAGGAACAGGAGCAGTGACTACAAATAGAGTTCAATGGCCTGGTTACCATTTGATTAATGCTACAGATGCTTCCAACTTCACTGTCTCTGGTTTTCTGTTAGGGGATCGCTGGTTAAATGGAACTGGAGTTCCTTATACTGCTGGCTTTTTAAAAACTTTACCTTCTCTTTCttagttttctttattttttttttttatgactaATTATTGATTAAATAGAATGTAATTGTATTgcttgaggattttttttttaattcatttatttatctttttggaaATTAATAAACTATTCCAGTTGTTAGTGTTTAAGTTGGAATTGAATTGAACTTTAATGGATTAATTTAGAGTCACAGACTTGAGAGTGGTATTGTTTGATTTAATTCATCTCCCGGCCTCCATCCCAGCCCTAAACCTTACTTTCATTTGaaggattttatttatttatttattattttattgggagaaagaatgttacCTCGTCGCATGTGGTGCGTGCCCCTGTGCCAGACATAGGGCCTCACGAAATGACCGTCGCATCCCCCTGAAATGGCCAAAATTCCTGAGGACACGCCGATCATTTCACGCAACTCTATGTCTTGACCAGGGGCCACACATGGcatgcgaccaagtagcattctcattccctattttattttaggaaaaaAGAGCGTTGCTGATCGTGTGGctcctgcacctagacataggAGCAAGTGAAATTACAACCCTGAccttcttgaaataaaaaaaaaatctcatctgtGTTTATGCTCTTatgtgcattctcattggcccccatccTGGTGAAGGGGTTACACAACCACACAGCGATCTCTTGCCTTCTTATATTattttagggagaaagttctctgtccgggagtgtggcctaagccagcactcccatgagtctatctctctcctccccatatgaaaagacatctttgaccccttgttttgaagaggagagagatagactcatgggagtactggcgtaggccacactccggacagaaaactacttcccattattttattattgtggggggggtgggggtggggtttggGCGATGGACACTGGAACTTATCTTTGGAATGGAGGCTCATGATATGCCATGTGTTCCACAATAAGGTCGACCTACCGCAATCCAACATTAATgcttaaaaacataaaatttgaaccaaacataaccttaaAATACATGGTAGAGGGGGCGGGGAGGGTTTCCATAAACGTGTGTAACACGGATCTCCATAGAATCTGTGGAATTTTTCATATCTATGgaaaaatccattaaaaaagttatttttgttttatatgtTCGGATACACATATAATATGTGAAGTTATTAACTATGCTCTGATGTAGTGGGAGAGTTTTTTTATTacagaaaattacttggacaccccctatactagagccattttgcttacgattatcaacgtttgaaacaattacttgacactcTCCGAAActtgacggtgttagtctgctgttagagATTGAATGAAAATGTCTTTTTACCCTTATATTGAAACTTGTGAAGTGTAAATTACAGACTTGCCCTTTACATGTTTTAACCCTAAAAAACACTAAGAACTTAAAATCAACCATCTTGGAACCGTTGGAGAAGAAGCTTGGCAGTGCTTGGCAGTGCTCCATCGCCGGTAATAGGATAGAGTGAAAAAGTCTCAAATTTTCGGCAAGGATTGACTGCTGCAACTCTTAGAAAGgtatttctcttcctttcctctcttctaATTAGTTTTGTATATGCTCTACCTTACCTCTCTCTCCCAAACGATTTGAAACTAGGGCAAATCCCCAAGGTTTTGTTCCTTTTGTAAAATTAGTGCTCCCATTGTGTTTTGATTCAAACTTTAAACCCACGGCAGGCCCTGAGAGACACCCGTGCAGTTGGCAAAACCTGAGAGACGACCCTTGGAACCGACTTTGTGTTTTAATTCAAACTTTAAAGCCATGGCAGGCCCTGAGAGAAACCCTTGGAGCCTACATTGTGTTTTGATTCAAACTTTAAAGCCATGGCCTTCAAGTGTGTGTGACAAGAAGTATGAAGGTCCAAAGTATGTTAATTTGGTTTGTAGATGTGGAGTAAGAGCTATTGTGAAGATATCAGAGTCTGTGGATAATAAGCACAAGTTTGATTATGCATGTGGAGGTCCTAATAACAAATGTGAGTTTATCTCTTGGTGTGATCCCATTAACCCATACCCTACTGATTCTCCGGTCATAGAAGCACCAATGAACAATCCCAATCCTCCTGAAAGGAAACAATCGAATGAGGAGATGCAAAATGTGAAGCTGAGATTGCTGATGTTGGAGAAATTCAATGAATCACTTAAGTGCTTTGGTCAAtttgtatttgttttctttcttgtaaTTGTTGTAGCTGTTATTGTGAAATTAATGTGAAAGTATGATGAATCTTGGACATTTGTGGGCACTGGTACTTATGTTTTTTGTGTTAAAATGGGATTGAAATGGTTGGAGAAGTAATGGAATGTTTCCTTGGTTCACAACTTTGTTTCTAATTCTCTATGGTGTTTGTGTAATCCAATCAAGGCATTTATATCCAGGAAATGGACAGTTCTTACCTAGACAAACTTACTAAATATTTATTGTAACCATACATTATGTTGGAATGCTCATATAAGGGATACTTCATTACCTGCTTGCAAAACAAAGTAAATGGATTAGGAAATGGATGTACTCCATATTCATCATCCATTTTTCAATCCAATAACAACACATCCTGCTGACTCTAATTAATAAAAAAGGGAACTAAACATCATGTTGAAtccaaataagaagaagaacaaaccatCTCTTTCCCAATCTATATCACAATCCATAGGTCATTACATCTATATTGAATACATGAACAAAACAACTTGATGAATCCATGAACTAAACATCCATATCACAATTCATAGGTCCTCTTACATTAATGTCAACtctaaaaataaacttccattACCTAAAGAGAATTAAACACACATTCCATAAAACAAACCcaaatttttgtctttttcctcAAATACAATACATTCATTCCCAATGTTTGAAATAAACAATAACTACTCTTCATTTATTCCTATTTTCTAATTATTTTGCTTTCCTCCTCGCAATCTTGACAGCCATTCTGTCCCTTATCTTGTCTTCTGGACACTCtgttagaatattttatttgatattcttacctttttgggGTGGGCTCTATTAATTGTGGCAATTACTATTTCTATGGGGTTGGTCTAATAAGGAAGATATGCAATATCTTGGGGATCTAATATGTACTGGCTAGTGTGGGCTCACAGATCACCATTAGATTTGTAATGGGAAGATCTATGAGAATCTGTATAAAAGGGAAGCTAGATCCCTCCTCCAAACCCTGATCATTCACAATATTGCAATACCACTCTGGAGAAACGGTGACTTGAAGGTTCTACCATTGAGCCAGTGCTAAAGGGGAGTTTAGAGGAGAAGATCTTTGCTTCAAGAGAGATTAAAGCTTATTCCACTGCGTTCTTCATCGTCTCCATGGACCCCAAAGAAGGTATGCTCCTGAGAACGATCCTGTCACATGTATGGTTGTATTCTTAATCGGTCTATTTGTGATCCTGTACGGATTTAAtttaacatgtggtatcagagcggttATAGACTTGATTATGAACCTATATAGATTGATTTGTGACTTCTGTTCATTGGGGTTTTGAATCGATCTACCggaaaattattttttggggtttctcgTTGAACCCGTACGTTTTTTGGCCTCTATCGGAATTTTTGGCCAGTTAAAATCGAAACAAACTACAGAGGCTTGAAGGTCTCGGCTTGGTGAGCATTTTGATATGTGGATCGCTGTCAGAGACCGGCGAACGCGCTCTCACGGGCCGGCGGACTCCGGCGGGTGATATCACTCACTCGactgggttttaaaaaaatataaaaaaaaaagaccctgACCCATTTGGGTCAACCCCGTAACCAATGACCCTAACCCATTTAGCCCAGTAACCCACACCTATGACCCATTCGGGTCTGCCCGCTAACCCGAGACCATGACCCATTTAGGTCGACCTGGGAACCCATCAACCCGTTTTGCTGACCCATCGGGTCAACCCATTAACCCGGGTTGGCCGTTGACGTGTCCTATTCATATGGGTGGACCGCTTTGGACCGGACCAAGCCGAACCACAGTTGGACCATTGCCTAAACTAGATTTGATACCTTTTGGATCTGGAATCTTTGACCACGAGTAGATTTCACGCACCAACTTTGACCGGCGCGTGAGGGAGCGTGGGAGCTCCGTTTTGGGCATTTCAGGTACCATTAGATTCGTCTCGGAATTCTCTACATTTTGATATGTaatttgggtatatttgatgccTCGGAATTTgtaaaaattacagaataaTGGTTTTTTGGTTACTTTTCCACCCTTTTTTGCATGGTTTCTGGAATTTTTATTCTGATTCTGGAATTTTCTACTATGATTCTGCAATTTATGTATATTCTATATTGTTAGAATGTTTGCTTTTGTAATCTAGCAATTTTGATTAATTAAGTTTGATTGCTTTTTCCAATCCAAAACCTTTTCAAATGATGTGATTGGCATGTATTGTAATTTTTGGACAATTCAGCCCCTTGTCATCTAGTCTAAAATTACATACATTATGGTTTGTGTGAGTAACATAAAGTATGTCCCTATATGAGAGAGTTTCGTGGATCTAATTAAGTGGTGACCGCCAAAGTGGCACTCTTGATTGGGTTTATGAAATATCGGTCTCATATGACAATGGGATTTCTCTGGTTCTAATGCATAAttatacacccaaaggtggtgattgtgtattagttcTTAGAGGGTCACACATGCAGCATATGATTGAGAATTGACTGACCCAAGAAGTCTATACACCTAAAGGTGGTAGATTATCAAGGATTAGAATATATTCTTATGGCCGCTGATGTGTGAGGGGGTATTACAACTGCATATCATGAATTCTGCCCAAATGTGTTTACATGGTGATGCTTGTGAACTCTCTAAAAGGTGTACTTATATGTTTTCCAAAGTTACATATTACTCACATTGTGCTAATAATATACATTGTTTGCTTTTCAGTCACTTTTTCTGTCAATAACAATATGGTTACCATCAAGATTCTTACGGggacaaacttcaagaaatggaaagaggatTTCCTGTTTGCTATGGAGATGGTTGATGTCCATACATCTTTTGTTATGGACAAGCTAGCAGATCTAAATGACAGGAGTTATGAAGATGATAAGATGGTACATGTTGCATGGACGAAGAGTAATCGTCTCTGTTTATTGTCCTTAAAGAGGACGATCAAGAAGCACCTGAAAAGTGATTTTCCCTCTGATTGCACTGCTAAGGAGTTGTTGGCTGCATTGGCACAAAGGTACCGTGTCTCATCCAATGCTGAAACAGGAACCTGTTGGGACAAAAGACCAAACACGACAAGAACGAGCCATCGAGGTCGTGAGTCCAAGACAGGACCACACGGCCTAACAAACACGAACGAGGATGCTCTCCAAGCTCGTAGAAAAAGCCAGGTCACAGACATTGTGTTCTAGTAGACACGGGGCCGCCCACAGGCACGCACCACCAACACGCAGTCCGCTTGCTTATAAAGGGCAGTGGAAATGAGAGGAACGTCCTCCCTAAATTACGTAAACAACACCAAGTCTAGCATGGGCCAACAAGGTCCAAAACTTCCACCCACATCACGCCTAATCCAGAGCGTAGGAAGCAACGGATAAACATTATCCCCACACTTCACTCTGCAACGGCCTCACTCCACTCTGAGATTCCAACTTACCTATTAAGGCACGACTCTACTCCTCAACCACCTTAAGAAGGGAGGTAACGGACATCCAAACCATCTGATTTTTCAGTAAATTGACTAttgctcagagatctaacttaagcatcggagtgagatcaccggccACGCCCATTCCTCTTTGCTAATAGTTGTTTTGCAGGTAGAACTCACTTTGATAGTATTTCTGACGCAACAGTTTGGCGCTATCTGTGGGAAATGACATTCTCAAAGCCTAAAACCTCTCTCAGACAACCAATCGGAAATCATGACAGGAGAACAACATGTCGTTCCTTCCAATACTAGAATTCCACCAGCCGTGGAGAACCCGGTGACACGCCGGACAACAAAGAACACTTGTGGCGGGGGGAATGTGGGGAAGCAGACCCTTCAGCGAGCAAACACTACACCGACCGGGCCTCAGCTACCGGTGACAGGAGAAGCAGGGGGGCTCCAACCCATGGCGACGGAGGTGGCTGGCCAGAACACAGCACAAGATCAAGGCCAGTCCAGCCGCAGCGTTAGGGCAGTGCCACCCCCACCGCCGTTGCGTCAGGGATTTACCCCTGAAACTATAGATCCTACTGCGCCAGCCAATGTTGGCCAAATCTAGGACCTGCAACAGCAAGTCCCCAACTAGAATGGGATCCTTAGGGACGTGGTTCTAGAACTGCAGGTGTTGAGGGCAGCCAATGTGGCAGCAGCTGCGGCCGCAGGCTTGCCTCCAGCAACAGTACTGCCCCCGGCACCAATCCCGCCCCGACACTCACACTCCCGAGAACTACCCAGGAGAACCCAAGGCCCGCAAGAGATGGCGTGCGAGCAACAGGGAGCAGGGCTGGGTCCTTGCACCCATCCATGAGAGATCTACCCCCTCGCGGGGTTGTTCGTAGTGGGAACCTACCTACTAGGAGCAAGCCCTCACGGGTGGAAGAACAGTCAGTATCCACTGGCCGAAGGACTCCTAGCAGGATCGAGAGAATGCGTTCCAGAGCCTCAGATGCACACATTGAGCAGGTTGACCAACATAGGTCGCCCAGAAGAGATCTCAGGGACGAGTTGAATGCACGCTGCACGCGGGTTGATGCTGTCAATAATCAGATCATAAAAAGTAAGCTTGACCGTAAGCTCAGAGAGATGAACACAAAGATCGTGGCCATGGAGAAAGGAAGTGTCCCGAAAGAAGGTTTTAGACCCCGGCCAGCATCCTTTCACAGCCGAACTAATGAGGGCCGAACTTCCTAAGGGCTTTAAGCCCCCTACCTTCGAGGCTTATGATGGGAAAGGCGACCCCAATGACCATATCAGTTACTTCAACGCCATGATGATGGTCTACGATGGGTCTGATGTGGTATCGTGCCGCTCTTTCCCCACCTCTCTTAAGGGGCCCGCAGCACTATGGTTCGCGAAGCTGAAACCCAACTCAATCCAAAGTTTCACCGAGTTGGCCAAGGCCTTCGTAGGCCGCTACTAGAGCAGCgtgaagcaaaagaagaccataGCCAACCTTTTGGCTGTCAAGCAGCATTCTGATGAGTCCATTAGAGACTATATCACCCGCTTCAACGCAGAGAGCCttgagatcaaggacctggacGATGCTTTGGCCTTCAACGCCTTGCATAACGGGGTCACCAACCACGACCTGGTGAAGTTGCTCGCCCTAGACCCAGTGACGACCATGCCGCAGCTACTAGACCGCTACTACTAGTACGCTAACATGTTCGATATCATGAAGGCAAGGAAAGTAGTGGACGACAGGGCTCcgaagaaaaagaggcaaatgagaaggatgagaagaagaaggacaccAAGAGGACGAGGTCTGACAGAGACCAAAGCCCTGACTACACCCCACTCAATACCCCCAGGACCAAGATCCTAGTGGAGGTTTACGATCGGGGCTTACTACAATGGCCCAGGTTGATGTTCTCAAACCCCGAGGACAGAAAGAAGAGTAAATACTGCAAGTTCCACAGGGATGTTGGACACGACACTGAGGATTACAGATAGCTAAAGAGAGAGATCGAGGACGTACTACAGAAAGGCCATCTGAGGCGCTATGTCAAGGAAGATGGGAAGAATAACTCTAGAGGTTGCGAAGCCGCAAGAAATACCCCTAAGGGGGAAGAcaggaatagaagaagagatgatagaAGTCGCCGAGACAACAGGTGTGATGACCACTGGGAGGTTTGAAGGAACCAAGACGAGGCAAATACTTCCACGGTGCCTGCCATCCTCACCGTCCTGGGAGGACCAGGGCAGGAATCATCGCGCAGGGCCAAGGCAAAGGCACGGTTCGTGGTCTTGGACGAACTGCCCGAGAAGAAGGCATGCACTCAGCCCATGATCACGTTCTCAAATGAGGAAGTGGAGGGGCTAAGCTGGCCACACGACAATGCGATCATGGTTCAGGAGGTGATAGCTAACCATCCAGTCCACATAATCTTGGTGGACACGGGAGCATCTGTGGATATGTTATCCTATGATGCATACTTACAGTTCGGGTTCGAGCCAGGCACCCCAAGGCCAGAGTCGGTGTCTTTGTACGGGTTCTCAGGCGCACCAGCTCTGATTGAGGGATCCGTAGAGCTCTTAGTGATAGTGGGGACCGCCCCTTGTCAAAAAACCATCAAGGTGAACTTTATGGTCGTTTGAGTGGCGTCTGCCTACAAcgtcatattgggtagacccaGCTTGAACGAGCTAGGAGCTATGGTCTCCACTAAGCATTTAAAGGTCAAGTTTTCCACCCCTAGCGGCATAAGGGAGTGCCAGACAGAGCAGAAGAAAGCCCGCGAAGGTATTCTTAAAAGGCATCAAGGGTAACTGTAGGGGAATGGCCTATGCGGTGGAAGTCACAGACAATCGCGAAGGTGACAAACGCTACCAACGTGGCGAACCTGTAGAAGAACTCATTGAAGTCCCGCTAGATGAGCAGGATCCCACGAGAACTGTGAAGATTGGATCCTCTCTAAGTACTGAGGAGGCGAGGGAGCTCACCTCGTTCCTCCAGAAGAACAAGGACTTGTTTACCTGGTTAGCAgctgacatgccaggcataccacgCCACATCGTCCAGCACGCTCTGCATGTGGACCCTAGCAGAAAGCTAGTGCAACAGAAAAGGAGGACGTTTGCCCCAGagtgacaagccacaataaaggaagaaattgagaaactgAAGACATCCGGCTTCATCAGGGAGGAACAGTTTCCCACTTGGTTGGCCAATGTAGTCATGG
This window encodes:
- the LOC122650816 gene encoding probable pectinesterase/pectinesterase inhibitor 41; the encoded protein is MACFRLFTSLYCTLPLLALLLVLFSSSSYTSLAIVDESSLSSPVPKDSICKSTPYPNHCKSVLPSNKSSNVYDYGRFSVSESLSSAKKFLRLVNKYLRDKTLSVMAVRALEDCQLLAELNIDFLLNSSTTVNSTQNLATLQADDVQTLLSAILTNQQTCLDGLQTTSSAWNVKDGLYTPLSNNTMLYSVSLALFTKGWVHKQKKTHQGRELMMFSRMGIDRNGRFGLRMKNHHREIYESISGRKLAQHTTQNQVKVRDMVVVKKDGSGNFTTIHEALAAAPNNTNITDGYFMIYVVAGVYDEYVTVGQNKLNVMMVGDGIRKTVITGNRSVADGWTTFNSATFIVLGQRFVAVNMTFRNTAGANKSQAVAVRNSADLSTFYKCSFEAYQDTLYAHSLRQFYSKCDIYGTIDFIFGNAAAVFQSCDIYARLPLQQQYNTITAQGRTDPNQNTGTSLHGCKIRSTVQLASSNRTVMTFLGRPWRPYSRTVIMQSFIDGLVDPAGWIDWGGNTTDLSSLYYAEFNNTGTGAVTTNRVQWPGYHLINATDASNFTVSGFLLGDRWLNGTGVPYTAGFLKTLPSLS